The Thermosipho japonicus region AACTTGAAAATAAAAGAAAAGAAAAAATCGAAAAATCAAAAAGAGTTCTAAAAGAATACGGAATAACTGATATCCCAGTTTTACCTGAAAAATTAGTAATAACAAAAGAAAATTTTGAAATATTCTCAAAAAACTTTATTGAGATAATTAAAGCTATTCAACCAAAAATCTTATACGTTGACAATTTTGTTAAAGAAAAATACAATTTAAAAGAAGGTTGGAATAAATTTGGAAATTATAATCAAAAAATACAAATTTTAAAGGGGAATGGATAATGGATATAATTTCAATTACTTTTCTCTCAAAAAGTGAAAATATTAAAATCGCAAGAAGTGTAGTACAAAAATTTTTATCTCAAAAATCAGTTAATGAGCAAGATATATTTGATACTGAACTTGCAGTTAATGAAGCAATCGCAAATATAATAGAGCATACATACAAATTCGAAAAAGATAAAATTATTAAAATGACGTTAAAATGGACTGAACCTAATATTCTAGAAATCTATCTTAGAGATTTTGGACCCAAAGTTGATCCATCAAAAGTTAAGCCAAGACCTCTAGAAGAAGTTAGGCCAGGAGGATTAGGAGTATATATAATCCAAAAAATATTTGATGTTATGGAATTTAAAGATGTAAGTTGTGGAAATCTTTTACTTCTTAAAAAAGAATACAATATATAGAGGTGTAAATATATGCTCCAATTATTATCAAATAAAGCATTATTAGCTGCTTTCTTTGCATTTTTAAGTGCTCAAATATTAAAGGTGATAATATATAGAGATATTAAAAGTTTTGGAAGATACGGCGGAATGCCGAGTGCACACGTTGCAACAACAGCAGCTTTGGCTTGGGAAGTTGCAAGGCTAACAGGTTATAATTCGCCAGAAACTGCAATAGCAGCAATTTTTTTATCAATAGTTGCTTCTGATGCAGTTGGTTTAAGAAGAAAAGTAGATCCAAATAGTGGACATACATTAATTGAAGCCATACTAGGAT contains the following coding sequences:
- a CDS encoding ATP-binding protein, whose translation is MDIISITFLSKSENIKIARSVVQKFLSQKSVNEQDIFDTELAVNEAIANIIEHTYKFEKDKIIKMTLKWTEPNILEIYLRDFGPKVDPSKVKPRPLEEVRPGGLGVYIIQKIFDVMEFKDVSCGNLLLLKKEYNI
- a CDS encoding divergent PAP2 family protein, which codes for MLQLLSNKALLAAFFAFLSAQILKVIIYRDIKSFGRYGGMPSAHVATTAALAWEVARLTGYNSPETAIAAIFLSIVASDAVGLRRKVDPNSGHTLIEAILGFILGTIIAFIIPK